In the Brassica napus cultivar Da-Ae chromosome A7, Da-Ae, whole genome shotgun sequence genome, one interval contains:
- the LOC106421656 gene encoding probable alpha-amylase 2 → MGYYNNVFDGCNDQTDIGAVMRNGREVILQAYNWESHKHNWYKNLDAKVPDISKSGFTSAWLPPPSQSLAPEGYLPQDLYSLNSAYGSEHLLKSLLGKMKLYKVRAMADIVINHRIGTTRGHGGMYNRYDGSSLPWDEHAVTSCTGGKGNRSTGDNFNGVPNVDHTQHFVRKDIIGWLRWLRNTVGFQDFRFDFARGYSAQYVKEYIGAAKPLFSVGECWDSCNYNGHGLDYNQDSHRQRIINWIDATGQRSAAFDFTTKGILQEAVMGQYWRLRDAQGKPPGVMGWWPSRSVTFLDNHDTGSTQAHWPFPSHHIMEGYAYILTHPGIPCVFYDHFYDWGSSIHDQIVKLIDVRRRQDIHSRSTIRILEAKSNLYAAIVGEKLCMKLGDASWCPSGREWTLATSGHRYAVWHK, encoded by the exons ATGGGCTACTATAACAAT GTCTTTGATGGATGCAATGACCAAACTGATATCG GTGCGGTTATGCGTAATGGAAGGGAAGTCATTCTCCAG GCATATAACTGGGAGTCTCACAAACACAACTGGTACAAAAACTTGGACGCAAAAGTTCCAGACATCTCAAAATCAGGCTTCACTTCCGCATGGCTCCCACCACCATCTCAGTCTCTCGCACCAGAAGGTTACCTTCCACAGGACCTTTACTCGCTAAACTCAGCGTACGGCTCCGAGCACCTCTTGAAATCCTTGCTTGGCAAGATGAAACTGTACAAAGTCAGAGCCATGGCTGATATAGTCATCAACCATCGCATTGGCACTACGAGAGGACACGGTGGAATGTATAACCGCTACGATGGGAGCTCGCTACCATGGGATGAACACGCTGTTACTTCGTGTACAGGAGGAAAA gggAATCGAAGCACGGGAGATAATTTCAATGGAGTTCCGAATGTTGATCATACTCAACACTTTGTTAGGAAAGATATTATTGGTTGGCTTCGTTGGTTGCGTAATACAGTTGGGTTTCAGGACTTTCGTTTTGACTTTGCTAGAGG CTATTCAGCTCAGTATGTGAAGGAATACATAGGAGCAGCGAAACCGTTGTTCTCGGTTGGTGAATGTTGGGATTCTTGTAACTACAATGGTCATGGTCTTGACTATAATCAAG ATAGCCATAGACAGCGTATAATCAATTGGATTGATGCCACGGGACAGCGTTCAGCTGCATTTGACTTCACGACTAAAGGAATCCTGCAG GAAGCTGTGATGGGACAGTATTGGCGTTTACGTGATGCACAAGGGAAGCCACCGGGAGTAATGGGATGGTGGCCTTCAAGATCTGTCACGTTCCTTGATAACCACGACACTGGTTCTACACAG GCTCACTGGCCGTTCCCTTCACACCATATTATGGAG GGCTATGCATATATACTTACTCATCCAGGCATCCCATGTGTGTTCTATGATCACTTCTACGATTGGGGAAGCTCCATTCATGACCAGATTGTCAAACTG ATTGATGTTAGGAGGCGACAAGATATTCATAGTAGGTCAACGATCCGTATTCTGGAAGCAAAGTCTAACTTATACGCAGCCATTGTTGGTGAGAAACTCTGCATGAAGCTTGGAGACGCCTCTTGGTGTCCTTCTGGTAGAGAATGGACTCTAGCAACAAGTGGCCATCGCTATGCCGTCTGGCACAAGTAA